A single genomic interval of Streptomyces sp. 1222.5 harbors:
- a CDS encoding UbiA family prenyltransferase: MAHSASHMGTGNRLAAACRITRPITCLLAALSAACGGSLAGHPAAAGWGRDTLSMVSMAGVMGVANAVNDIADLPADRIGKPWRPIASGQLGVRTAWSVVLALALLTMTTAAALGPTQTLFAGALLLLDLAYSYRLKDTVLVGNLVVGVVCGGTLLFGASVTGGLTLRPCVAAGTVLLFVLGYEIVKTLQDSAADGEAGFRTLATVFRPEVSVGAYATVAAALCLAVLAVGAPVSSAPSLFLVCAAPFLITPVCLCAWILWTSPDRDASTARVLLILRLAWFPGLFSLALLK; this comes from the coding sequence ATGGCGCACAGCGCTTCCCACATGGGGACGGGGAATCGGCTCGCCGCAGCCTGCCGGATCACCCGTCCGATCACGTGTCTGTTGGCGGCGCTGTCCGCGGCGTGCGGCGGCAGTCTCGCGGGCCACCCGGCCGCGGCGGGCTGGGGCCGTGACACCCTGTCAATGGTGTCCATGGCCGGGGTGATGGGCGTCGCGAACGCCGTGAACGACATCGCCGACCTGCCGGCCGACCGGATCGGCAAGCCCTGGCGGCCCATAGCCTCCGGACAGCTGGGGGTCCGTACCGCCTGGTCCGTGGTCCTGGCGCTGGCGCTGCTGACCATGACGACCGCCGCCGCGCTGGGACCGACCCAGACACTTTTCGCCGGTGCACTGCTCCTGCTCGACCTCGCCTACTCCTACCGGCTCAAGGACACCGTGCTGGTCGGCAACCTCGTCGTCGGTGTGGTCTGTGGCGGCACATTGCTGTTCGGTGCCTCGGTCACCGGCGGACTCACCCTCCGACCCTGTGTGGCGGCCGGGACGGTCCTGCTGTTCGTGCTCGGCTACGAGATCGTCAAGACGTTGCAGGACAGCGCTGCCGACGGCGAGGCCGGCTTCCGCACGCTGGCCACGGTCTTCCGGCCGGAAGTGAGTGTCGGCGCCTACGCCACCGTGGCCGCCGCCCTGTGCTTGGCGGTGCTCGCCGTAGGCGCCCCGGTCAGTTCGGCACCCTCCCTGTTCCTCGTCTGTGCCGCCCCGTTCCTGATCACGCCGGTATGCCTGTGCGCCTGGATCCTGTGGACCTCACCGGATCGGGACGCCTCGACGGCGCGGGTGCTGCTCATTCTGCGCCTGGCCTGGTTCCCGGGCCTGTTCTCCCTTGCCCTGCTCAAGTAA
- a CDS encoding glycerol-3-phosphate acyltransferase, protein MNLTNHVHTHHIALVTGYAVVSYLIGCVSTSYYVTKAHIGQDIRDLGSGNAGAQNVGKVLGRPWFFVILLLDMLKGYVVVLGGIHLGLSSTVVTLGIVAVVSGHIWPVHMGFRGGMGIATSLGAVLAFHWLVMAGIVGIFAATYFPQLWTGRTVARKAAARSAVAAINLTALSMVLLKEPFMSWFSLIILGFVHYAAYRSRLARGWPRPARDRAAA, encoded by the coding sequence ATGAACCTGACGAACCATGTGCATACGCATCACATCGCGCTGGTGACGGGCTATGCCGTCGTGAGCTATCTCATCGGCTGCGTCTCGACCAGTTACTACGTCACGAAGGCCCACATCGGGCAGGACATCCGCGACCTCGGCAGCGGGAACGCGGGCGCCCAGAACGTGGGCAAGGTCCTCGGCCGGCCCTGGTTCTTCGTCATCCTGCTCCTCGACATGCTCAAGGGCTACGTCGTCGTCCTCGGCGGTATCCACCTGGGCCTGTCGAGCACGGTCGTCACCCTGGGGATCGTCGCCGTCGTCTCCGGGCACATCTGGCCGGTGCACATGGGGTTCAGGGGCGGGATGGGCATCGCCACCTCGCTCGGTGCCGTTCTGGCGTTCCACTGGCTCGTGATGGCCGGCATCGTCGGGATCTTCGCCGCGACCTACTTTCCCCAGTTGTGGACCGGACGCACCGTGGCCCGCAAAGCGGCCGCAAGAAGTGCGGTCGCGGCGATCAATCTGACGGCCCTGTCGATGGTGCTGCTCAAGGAGCCGTTCATGAGCTGGTTCTCGCTCATCATCCTGGGCTTCGTCCACTACGCGGCCTACCGGTCACGCCTCGCAAGGGGCTGGCCGCGCCCGGCCAGGGACAGGGCGGCCGCATGA
- a CDS encoding polyprenyl synthetase family protein, translated as MSTALREHYSDQLHAIDERMRAGFALWPWGHHDRMRALVERQVARKGKRLRSLFALLCAELLGGDLEKAQPLAAAVELYHAASLVLDDVQDNADFRDRDRAVHVSESVSNAINLACVVRSFAHHPLHCSDLTLIEKDGVRHQLDVMATLVPLGQSMDIGWHQGWYDFRSVPYEELVRLKTGAPFACVAAGAAVTGGQDEATRAAMERLGYRVGILYQLVDDHNDMFQTAGDGDGEDASGRVPSDLVEGKFTRPIGLLCERLSADGREDLAEQVVARLRDPGGDGPRWILDLMAAHSVASRSVREIHDRAVGIERDAAALSHVHGVATGRMSEFVRHLASMAGGGSHPFEVLPSRS; from the coding sequence ATGAGCACCGCACTGCGCGAGCACTACTCGGACCAGTTGCACGCCATCGACGAGCGCATGCGCGCCGGCTTCGCGCTCTGGCCGTGGGGTCACCACGACCGTATGCGCGCCCTGGTGGAACGCCAAGTGGCCCGGAAGGGCAAACGGCTCCGGTCGCTGTTCGCCCTGCTCTGCGCGGAACTCCTCGGCGGCGACCTGGAGAAGGCGCAGCCGCTGGCCGCGGCCGTCGAGTTGTACCACGCCGCGTCACTGGTGCTCGACGACGTCCAGGACAACGCGGACTTCAGGGACCGCGACCGTGCCGTGCACGTCAGCGAGAGCGTCAGCAACGCGATCAACCTCGCCTGTGTCGTACGGTCGTTCGCGCACCATCCCCTGCACTGCTCCGATCTCACGCTGATCGAGAAGGACGGGGTGCGGCACCAGCTGGATGTGATGGCGACACTCGTGCCGCTCGGCCAGAGCATGGACATCGGGTGGCACCAGGGCTGGTACGACTTCCGTTCGGTGCCCTATGAGGAGCTGGTCCGGCTCAAGACCGGTGCGCCTTTCGCCTGTGTCGCCGCGGGTGCCGCCGTGACCGGTGGCCAGGACGAGGCCACGCGTGCGGCGATGGAACGGCTCGGCTACCGCGTCGGAATCCTCTACCAACTGGTCGACGACCACAACGACATGTTCCAGACCGCCGGGGACGGCGACGGGGAGGACGCATCGGGCCGCGTGCCGAGCGACCTCGTCGAGGGCAAGTTCACCAGACCGATCGGCTTGCTGTGCGAACGGCTGAGCGCGGACGGCCGTGAGGATCTGGCCGAACAGGTGGTGGCCCGGCTGCGGGATCCCGGCGGAGACGGTCCACGGTGGATTCTGGACCTCATGGCCGCCCACTCCGTCGCCTCACGAAGCGTCCGGGAGATCCACGACCGAGCGGTGGGCATCGAGCGGGACGCTGCGGCGCTCTCCCACGTTCACGGCGTCGCGACCGGCCGCATGTCGGAGTTCGTCCGTCATCTCGCCTCGATGGCCGGCGGGGGGTCTCACCCCTTCGAGGTGCTTCCGTCCCGGTCGTAG
- a CDS encoding glycerol-3-phosphate acyltransferase, with amino-acid sequence MPDSVVFESAEPVGARPVMPVGAGLWRAGCSFLIGALPSAQLVTRCAVGVDLRTAHPECVSATGAYRAAGLVPFLTVAALDMAKGYAATRLAGRSRHTVALHAALVVAGHNWSPFLRGSGGRGIMPATGALLSTDWRGAALILGGPTLGYACRESGLGAFASQLLLLSDTLLTRRRRAALPSVAAVLAPIWAKRILGNELDMRAGLPLTRYLERLLYDRDGSTSKG; translated from the coding sequence GTGCCTGACAGCGTCGTCTTCGAGAGCGCGGAACCGGTCGGAGCGAGACCGGTCATGCCCGTCGGCGCGGGACTGTGGCGAGCCGGCTGCTCGTTCCTCATCGGGGCGCTGCCGTCCGCGCAGCTCGTGACCAGGTGTGCGGTGGGTGTCGACCTGCGCACGGCACACCCGGAGTGCGTGTCGGCGACCGGGGCGTACCGGGCCGCGGGACTCGTGCCGTTTCTGACCGTGGCGGCGCTGGACATGGCCAAGGGATACGCGGCCACCAGGTTGGCCGGGCGGAGTCGGCACACGGTTGCCCTGCATGCGGCACTGGTGGTCGCCGGCCACAACTGGTCGCCCTTTCTGAGGGGTTCGGGTGGTCGGGGCATCATGCCGGCGACCGGAGCGCTGCTGAGCACCGACTGGAGGGGGGCCGCCCTGATCCTCGGCGGCCCCACTCTCGGCTATGCCTGCCGGGAGTCGGGACTCGGAGCCTTCGCTTCCCAACTCCTGTTGCTGTCGGACACCCTGCTCACCCGAAGGCGGCGTGCGGCGCTGCCGTCCGTCGCCGCGGTCCTCGCTCCCATCTGGGCGAAGCGGATCCTCGGCAACGAATTGGACATGCGTGCGGGGCTGCCTCTGACCCGCTACCTGGAACGACTGCTCTACGACCGGGACGGAAGCACCTCGAAGGGGTGA
- a CDS encoding VOC family protein, protein MSVTFNHTIIAAKDRGESARFFRELLELPEAPSWGPFINIQLHDGVLLQFAEPPVEIQMQHYAFLIDDDLFDRAYRRLCDRGVEHWADPQMRRPGEINDEHGGRGVYFKDPAGHAIELITRPYL, encoded by the coding sequence ATGTCAGTCACGTTCAACCACACCATCATCGCCGCCAAGGATCGCGGTGAGTCGGCGCGGTTCTTCCGCGAACTGCTGGAACTTCCGGAAGCGCCGTCCTGGGGTCCGTTCATCAACATCCAGCTCCATGACGGGGTGCTGCTTCAGTTCGCCGAGCCGCCGGTGGAGATCCAGATGCAGCACTACGCGTTCCTGATCGACGACGACCTGTTCGACCGGGCGTACCGGCGACTGTGCGACCGCGGTGTCGAGCACTGGGCCGATCCGCAGATGCGACGCCCCGGTGAGATCAACGACGAACACGGCGGACGCGGGGTGTACTTCAAGGACCCCGCCGGTCACGCGATCGAGCTGATCACCCGTCCGTACCTGTAG